ATGGATTAATGTAATGATATATATCCTTTGGACAAGCAGTTTTATTACTCTATGGAATTATGAAATGGGGACAAAGAAAACGTATCGATGAAATTATGAAATTAATAAAACAATTAAACCGTGGTGATTATTCAATTCCTATGAAACAAGATGATTTTGCTATTTTAGAAGATGAGATATATAAGCTATTTTTAATGTTTGTAGAAGAAAGAGAACAGACTAAGAAATCGTCAGGTAGTTAAATTGAAAATTTAGAAAACATTTTTCATCAGATAAAGACACCAATTACAACTATGCTTTTGGATTTGGAACTATTGGAAATAGAGCAGGAAGGTTTACAAGAATTTCATGCTTTGAAATTACAATTGAAAAGATTGAATTGTTTAGTAGATATTTTATTGAAGTTGTCAAGCTTGGATGCACAAGTTGACAGAATGAATTTTAAAGAATTTTATGTTTACGAGTGAATAGACGATGCTTTTGATATTTTAAATCAAGAATTATGGTGCAATTTTTAATGTAAAATTCTACAAAGTCACCTAAATATCACTTTGGTTTTGTAATATTAGTATAGAACAAATAAAATCATTTTTTGTAGTGATTCTATTAAGTATAATATTGATGTTTATAATACCGATATTATCAGGACATTTACTCTAAAAATTTTATTTATCTATTTTGATTATCTAACTTTCATACTTTTCTCTGTATTAATCTACGGTGTTAATATTTTAATTCATCATAGTGCTGTAAATAAAATACTAAGTAGACCAGTTATTGAAGTGATTAAGTAAT
Above is a genomic segment from Alkaliphilus oremlandii OhILAs containing:
- a CDS encoding ATP-binding protein, whose protein sequence is MFHQIKTPITTMLLDLELLEIEQEGLQEFHALKLQLKRLNCLVDILLKLSSLDAQVDRMNFKEFYVYE